One region of Chanodichthys erythropterus isolate Z2021 chromosome 24, ASM2448905v1, whole genome shotgun sequence genomic DNA includes:
- the LOC137015346 gene encoding uncharacterized protein isoform X1 produces MSTFDLQSFVANPTLQVFERCRKDELLQIADHYRIPVVRQSLKRIIKNEILKRLVELKVFLFPDAESERADTSAVEKRTPSVGNLEEATGENAEVEAEAEPKAVLPPFYPLSPSSVESGGDARLKVRIARLQMEVQERAETRQAEMKLRLEIRKMEIEAETQVKLRQLELESAKAVSDRTARLNPVSPVVASVNSANSVSDSTTTFDISKQIALVPHFRESEVDTYFAAFERVAAALHWPKEVWCLLLQCRLVGKAQEVCSVLSLEESLRYDVVKNAVLRAYELVPEAYRQRFRNHKKVAQQTFVEFAREKGVLFDKWLSTNNVQDLSSLRELMLLEDFKNCLSERVVTYLNEQKVTSLSQAAILADEYVLTHKSVFVSGRPEKALNSASTQNSNTRSKSSSPQNKETRECFYCHKVGHVISDCLMLKRKNQQGQVKPVNFVKAGSETVLEKDEIDAGFKPFLMKGLISVNGKPEEQKEVQILRDTGAIQSFVISDVLPLSEQTSCGSSVLVQGIEMGVIRVPLHQIHLQSDLVSGFVRVGIRSSFPVKGVAFILGNDLAGGKVSPVPEVIDKPDCFIHADDIADHFPDVFAASVVTRAQKRRIGDDIVLSDTFMSPVFTEESSGSDQKGADDVQHDKYSAESELLVEPFSHERIKIAQREDVSLTKCFSAAESTDSDKTSFVKYVIENGLLLRKWRPNSDGENEWEVVCQIVLPTAYRKQVLSLAHDHELAGHLGVTKTYNRILQHFFWPGLKRDVSQHCRTCHECQVMGKPNQKIPPAPLVPIPVICGPFEHIILDCVGPLPKSKAGNQFLLTIMCSATRFPEAVPLRKITAPVVIKALLKFFSTFGLPKVVQTDQGTNFLSNVFRQVLKTLGITHRISSAYHPESQGAIERFHQTLKSMLRKYCLSSGKEWDEGVPLVLFAVREATQESLGFSPADLVFGHTVRGPLKVVKDRMLNDKKPTEQNVLDYVSRFRERLHNACSFAQKSLSIAQEGMKKRYDKKAVVREIQPGDEVLVLLPVPGSVLTARFSGPYRVSKRLSETDFVIHTPDRKRKFRTCHINMLKSYCSRKVPEKFLEEQEKPVAVPTEVLAVAAIAVPDSTAVNDEVLLPSPGVTSDWTIRLSICWRKGLTSGIALPIVGYGAACEQLKTSMAAARKQTLGWGDRTFSVRMVFSFERPV; encoded by the coding sequence ATGAGTACTTTTGACTTGCAATCATTTGTTGCTAATCCAACTTTGCAAGTGTTTGAGCGATGTAGAAAAGATGAGTTGCTGCAGATAGCTGACCACTATCGCATTCCTGTGGTGAGGCAGTCTCTAAAGCGTATTATTAAGAATGAGATTTTGAAACGTTTGGTCGAATTAAAAGTGTTTCTATTTCCAGATGCGGAAAGTGAGCGAGCTGACACTTCGGCTGTGGAAAAGCGTACGCCTAGCGTGGGGAATTTGGAGGAGGCAACAGGTGAGAATGCTGAGGTGGAGGCGGAGGCCGAGCCCAAGGCTGTCTTACCGCCCTTCTACCCACTGTCTCCGTCTTCCGTAGAGTCTGGGGGTGACGCGCGACTTAAGGTTCGCATAGCCCGACTCCAGATGGAAGTGCAGGAGCGAGCTGAGACGCGCCAAGCTGAAATGAAGTTACGCTTAGAGATCCGTAAAATGGAAATTGAGGCAGAGACGCAGGTGAAATTGCGACAGCTCGAGTTAGAATCAGCGAAGGCTGTCTCTGACCGAACTGCGCGGCTTAATCCTGTTAGCCCTGTTGTTGCGTCAGTAAATTCGGCAAATTCTGTGAGTGATTCGACCACGACATTCGATATTAGTAAGCAAATCGCTTTGGTGCCTCACTTTAGAGAATCCGAAGTGGACACGTACTTTGCTGCTTTCGAGCGAGTAGCTGCTGCACTTCATTGGCCGAAAGAGGTTTGGTGTCTGTTACTACAGTGTCGACTCGTTGGAAAAGCACAGGAAGTTTGCTCTGTGCTATCTTTAGAGGAAAGCTTGCGATATGATGTCGTAAAAAATGCTGTACTTCGTGCATATGAGTTGGTACCTGAAGCGTATCGGCAACGCTTTAGGAACCATAAGAAGGTAGCTCAGCAAACATTTGTGGAATTCGCCCGGGAGAAGGGAGTTCTTTTTGATAAATGGTTGTCTACTAACAATGTGCAAGATTTAAGTTCGTTGAGAGAACTAATGCTTTTAGAAGATTTTAAGAATTGTTTGTCGGAACGAGTAGTCACATACCTGAATGAACAAAAAGTTACGTCATTGTCACAAGCCGCGATTCTTGCGGATGAGTATGTGTTAACGCATAAGAGTGTGTTTGTTTCAGGTCGGCCAGAGAAAGCACTGAATTCGGCTTCAACTCAAAATTCGAATACCCGTAGTAAAAGTAGTTCCCCACAGAATAAAGAAACACGAGAATGTTTCTATTGTCACAAGGTAGGGCATGTTATTTCTGATTGCCTGATGCTTAAACGTAAAAACCAGCAAGGACAGGTAAAacctgttaattttgtgaaggCTGGGTCTGAAACTGTTCTAGAGAAGGATGAAATTGATGCAGGGTTTAAGCCATTCTTGATGAAGGGGTTAATCTCCGTAAATGGTAAACCTGAGGAGCAGAAAGAGGTACAGATTTTGAGGGATACGGGAGcaattcaatcatttgtaataTCTGATGTACTTCCGTTGTCGGAACAGACATCTTGTGGGTCAAGTGTACTAGTGCAAGGGATTGAAATGGGCGTAATTAGGGTACCATTGCATCAGATACACTTACAGAGTGACTTGGTTTCAGGTTTCGTTAGGGTGGGTATACGTTCTTCCTTTCCTGTCAAAGGTGTGGCATTCATTCTTGGAAATGATTTGGCAGGAGGTAAAGTGTCACCTGTGCCAGAAGTTATTGATAAACCTGACTGTTTTATCCATGCGGATGACATCGCTGATCATTTTCCAGATGTATTTGCTGCTAGCGTGGTTACTCGTGCGCAAAAACGCAGAATTGGAGATGACATTGTTCTGTCTGACACTTTTATGTCACCGGTGTTCACTGAAGAAAGTTCAGGGTCAGATCAGAAGGGCGCGGATGATGTTCAGCATGATAAATATTCCGCTGAGTCTGAATTGTTAGTTGAACCGTTTTCTCATGAACGGATTAAGATCGCACAGCGAGAAGACGTGTCACTGACTAAATGTTTTTCTGCTGCTGAAAGTACAGACTCTGATAAAACCAGTTTTGTAAAATACGTGATTGAAAATGGGCTACTGTTAAGGAAATGGCGTCCTAATTCAGATGGGGAGAATGAGTGGGAGGTTGTGTGCCAGATCGTTTTGCCTACTGCCTACCGCAAACAAGTGTTGAGTTTGGCACATGATCACGAGTTAGCAGGTCATTTAGGCGTGACAAAAACCTATAACCGCATCCTCCAACATTTCTTTTGGCCTGGCTTGAAGAGAGATGTATCTCAGCATTGCCGTACTTGTCATGAATGTCAGGTGATGGGTAAGCCGAATCAAAAGATTCCACCAGCTCCGTTAGTTCCGATTCCTGTCATTTGCGGACCGTTCGAACACATAATTTTGGATTGTGTTGGTCCGTTGCCGAAATCCAAGGCAGGAAATCAATTTTTGTTAACCATTATGTGTTCTGCGACACGTTTTCCAGAAGCTGTTCCATTGAGAAAAATAACTGCACCTGTTGTTATTAAAGCTTTGCTTAAATTCTTCTCCACCTTTGGGTTGCCAAAAGTCGTGCAGACAGATCAGGGGACGAATTTCCTTTCTAATGTTTTTAGACAAGTGTTGAAAACCTTGGGCATCACGCACCGAATTTCGAGCGCCTACCATCCTGAAAGTCAGGGTGCGATCGAACGTTTCCATCAGACGTTAAAGTCGATGTTGAGAAAGTATTGTCTAAGCTCTGGGAAAGAATGGGATGAGGGAGTACCACTTGTACTATTTGCAGTTCGTGAGGCAACTCAAGAATCTCTGGGATTTAGTCCTGCAGACTTAGTTTTTGGTCACACAGTTCGAGGTCCGCTAAAAGTCGTGAAGGACAggatgttaaatgacaaaaagccAACCGAACAAAATGTGCTGGATTATGTCAGCCGATTTCGGGAACGATTGCATAATGCGTGTTCATTTGCACAAAAATCGTTGTCAATTGCTCAGGAGGGCATGAAGAAACGGTACGATAAGAAAGCTGTTGTGCGTGAGATTCAACCCGGTGACGAAGTTTTAGTACTGTTACCAGTACCTGGTTCAGTTTTGACCGCCCGTTTTTCTGGTCCGTACAGGGTATCTAAGAGATTGAGCGAGACTGATTTTGTGATACACACGCCTGATCGCAAACGAAAGTTTCGAACATGTCATATTAACATGTTGAAATCATATTGTTCTCGTAAGGTACCTGAGAAATTTTTGGAGGAACAAGAAAAGCCAGTCGCTGTTCCTACGGAGGTTTTAGCCGTTGCTGCTATTGCTGTGCCTGACTCCACTGCAGTGAATGATGAGGTTCTGCTGCCATCTCCTG